In Leptodesmis sichuanensis A121, the following are encoded in one genomic region:
- a CDS encoding ABC transporter substrate-binding protein, with protein MNKTFWTRREFLLGAGATIATASLSSCQISADRSAKGLTEEAQAIAQVVKPGELEKPDITVGYVPVNDCAPFAIAWKKGFFRKYGLNVRLSREASWANSRDGLIFGQLDASPVVSGAVTNAQIGAEGARHAPLCAGMTIHRHGNAMTMNKAMWDFGLRPWHEYNGNLEEFGRQFRNFFESQPPENRVWAVVLSSSMYEYFVRYLAAAAGVAPDKEFRVMIIPPPQMVTNVRIGAMQGYMVAEPWNTRAIAGNAGVGFTFAQGKEIWLGHPDRLLGVMESFITNYPKTYRSLLKAMIEACQYCSKPENREEVAKLITDRAFTGAKPHKGPVDQFTRPGIVGEYNYGGFDGKDRIVRAADTTIFYDIPQNIPQQPDEHSTFLWRSHSIWLMTQATRWGQIKEFPKNAEELAAKGWRADIYREVANEMGIPCPKDDYKVEPPEVFIDKKGFDPSDPVGYLNSFEIRANQPTPIYLS; from the coding sequence ATGAACAAGACGTTTTGGACACGCCGAGAATTTTTGCTGGGCGCAGGAGCAACGATCGCCACCGCATCCCTTTCCTCCTGTCAGATTAGCGCTGATCGCTCGGCTAAAGGATTGACAGAAGAAGCACAGGCGATCGCACAGGTTGTCAAACCCGGTGAATTAGAAAAGCCGGATATTACGGTGGGCTATGTGCCTGTGAATGACTGTGCGCCGTTTGCGATCGCGTGGAAAAAAGGCTTCTTTCGCAAGTATGGGTTGAATGTCCGATTAAGTCGAGAAGCCAGTTGGGCCAACTCTCGCGATGGCCTGATCTTTGGTCAGTTGGATGCCTCTCCGGTGGTTTCCGGTGCCGTGACGAATGCCCAGATTGGGGCCGAAGGTGCCCGCCACGCGCCCCTCTGTGCTGGGATGACGATTCACCGCCACGGCAATGCAATGACGATGAATAAAGCCATGTGGGACTTTGGCCTGCGTCCTTGGCACGAATACAACGGCAACCTGGAAGAATTTGGTCGTCAGTTTCGCAACTTCTTTGAAAGCCAACCGCCAGAAAATCGGGTTTGGGCGGTGGTACTGAGTTCTTCCATGTACGAATACTTTGTGCGTTATCTGGCCGCTGCAGCGGGAGTTGCCCCCGACAAGGAATTCCGAGTGATGATCATTCCTCCGCCCCAGATGGTCACGAATGTGCGAATTGGAGCGATGCAAGGTTATATGGTGGCGGAACCCTGGAATACCCGCGCGATCGCAGGCAATGCCGGAGTGGGCTTTACCTTCGCCCAGGGGAAGGAAATCTGGTTGGGCCATCCCGATCGCCTGCTGGGAGTCATGGAATCCTTCATTACCAACTATCCCAAAACTTACCGCTCCCTGCTGAAGGCGATGATTGAAGCTTGCCAGTATTGCAGCAAACCGGAAAATCGGGAAGAGGTCGCTAAGCTGATTACCGATCGCGCCTTTACGGGAGCCAAACCGCACAAAGGGCCAGTGGATCAATTCACCCGTCCGGGAATTGTGGGGGAATACAACTATGGCGGTTTTGATGGCAAAGACCGGATTGTCCGAGCTGCCGATACCACCATCTTTTACGACATCCCGCAAAATATCCCTCAGCAACCGGATGAACACTCCACGTTTTTGTGGCGATCGCACAGCATCTGGTTGATGACGCAAGCCACTCGCTGGGGACAGATTAAGGAATTTCCCAAAAATGCCGAAGAGTTGGCCGCGAAAGGCTGGCGGGCCGACATCTACCGGGAAGTGGCCAACGAAATGGGCATCCCCTGTCCCAAAGACGATTACAAAGTCGAACCCCCGGAAGTCTTCATCGACAAAAAAGGCTTCGATCCCAGCGACCCCGTTGGCTACCTGAACAGCTTTGAAATTCGTGCTAACCAGCCTACCCCCATTTACCTTAGTTAG
- a CDS encoding ABC transporter ATP-binding protein translates to MVKSTLQFDNMNSVVAQKTDFLVIENLTKAYPTPDGGEFVVLDGIDLTLKEDEFVALLGHSGCGKSTLLKMVAGLEQPTSGLITLEGKAVRKPGADRMMVFQHYGLLPWLTVRENIRLAVDEVLDGLSHKEKTQIVTEHLAMVNLTAAANKYPDEISGGMKQRVGIARALALRPKMLLMDEPFGALDALTRGKLQKQVLNIWENHRQTVMMVTHDVDEALYMSDRIVMMTNGPHAKIGEILEVPFAHPRDRQQIRNSPEYYELRNHALNFLDHYFSTDD, encoded by the coding sequence ATGGTTAAATCCACCCTGCAATTCGACAACATGAACTCCGTTGTTGCTCAAAAAACGGACTTTCTGGTAATTGAGAACCTGACGAAAGCCTATCCCACGCCTGATGGTGGTGAATTTGTGGTGCTGGATGGCATCGATCTCACCCTCAAAGAAGATGAGTTTGTTGCCCTGCTGGGCCACTCTGGCTGCGGCAAGTCCACGTTATTGAAAATGGTTGCTGGCCTGGAACAGCCCACCTCTGGATTAATCACCCTAGAAGGTAAAGCGGTTCGCAAACCGGGAGCCGATCGCATGATGGTATTTCAGCACTATGGACTGCTGCCCTGGCTCACCGTGCGGGAAAATATCCGTCTGGCCGTTGATGAAGTGCTGGATGGCTTATCCCACAAAGAAAAAACTCAAATCGTCACGGAACATCTGGCCATGGTCAATCTCACAGCCGCTGCCAACAAATATCCTGACGAAATTTCCGGCGGCATGAAACAGCGAGTTGGCATTGCCCGCGCTCTGGCTCTGCGGCCCAAAATGCTGCTGATGGATGAACCCTTTGGTGCCCTGGATGCCCTGACGCGGGGCAAGCTGCAGAAACAGGTACTCAATATTTGGGAAAACCATCGCCAAACCGTGATGATGGTGACTCATGACGTAGACGAAGCCCTTTATATGTCCGATCGCATTGTGATGATGACCAACGGCCCCCATGCCAAAATTGGGGAAATTCTGGAAGTTCCCTTCGCCCATCCCCGCGATCGCCAGCAAATCCGCAATTCCCCTGAGTATTACGAGCTTCGTAACCATGCCTTGAACTTCCTGGATCACTATTTCAGTACAGATGATTAA